One region of Chanodichthys erythropterus isolate Z2021 chromosome 17, ASM2448905v1, whole genome shotgun sequence genomic DNA includes:
- the LOC137004225 gene encoding sialic acid-binding Ig-like lectin 12, with protein MADGKEKDLSQRSSFPQEPDLPRETEIPQTVNSPANILPLDGSLGEETEMHEPTDPGVQELIPTGNEIEGQYLPSSDPAGDEEEMDMSKDAQDLEEETEKVNANASSSEDHNLRRSNRVPKPPKIFHYPELAVLLFDTLAWEVKIPKDIHGLQGSCLVIPCSFSYTSYPLENPRRVVWYQWVSKGYPLVYDPADDVIEMFRGKTSLYGNPSNGDCSLLITNLEQSHNEEKLYAWIDPENVGWRTYAFYDVTSTILVDDIPQQPSISIYGGERMGENITMTCSTFHTCPYREPNIVLKGPEGTDKLVNEHVEDGLWKITLTRTGVIDAEISTIECSVTHHGGITVTTTKDKSAKCVHQKIKIEPELAEFTEGVPKNFSCSVYHSCQKETPTITWNYQNMRVSTGSKTLSTLDRVTYSSITFLGSKDDHGKKLICTVKFSGKDITASVVLHVQCE; from the exons ATGGCTGATGGGAAAGAAAAAGACTTGTCTCAGAGATCCTCTTTTCCTCAGGAACCAGACTTGCCTCGTGAAACAGAAATACCTCAGACTGTAAACAGTCCAGCTAACATTCTTCCGCTGGATGGAAGTTTAGGAGAGGAGACAGAAATGCATGAACCCACAGATCCTGGAGTACAAGAACTTATTCCAACAGGAAACGAAATTGAAGGACAATACTTACCATCATCCGATCCAGCTGGTGATGAGGAGGAAATGGATATGTCCAAGGATGCACAGGATCTGGAAGAAGAAACAGAAAAAGTTAATGCAAATGCAAGCTCAAGTGAAGATCATAACCTAAGACGATCAAACAGGGTACCAAAACCTCCAAAAATATTCCATTACCCAGAGTTAG CTGTTCTGCTATTTGATACTTTAGCATGGGAAGTGAAAATTCCAAAAGACATTCATGGCCTCCAGGGTTCCTGTCTTGTTATACCATGTTCTTTCTCTTACACATCATACCCACTCGAAAACCCACGTCGAGTTGTGTGGTATCAGTGGGTCTCTAAAGGTTATCCTTTAGTTTATGATCCTGCAGACGATGTCATTGAGATGTTTAGAGGAAAAACTTCTTTATATGGAAACCCATCAAATGGGGATTGCAGTCTGCTGATCACAAACCTGGAACAGTCTCATAATGAAGAGAAATTGTATGCATGGATTGACCCTGAAAACGTTGGATGGCGCACCTACGCATTTTATGATGTCACCTCCACAATTCTAGTTGATGATAT TCCACAGCAGCCCAGCATCAGTATTTATGGAGGTGAAAGGATGGGTGAGAATATTACAATGACATGTTCAACTTTCCACACGTGTCCATACAGAGAACCAAACATCGTTCTGAAAGGTCCTGAAGGAACTGATAAATTAGTCAATGAGCATGTTGAAGACGGCCTGTGGAAAATCACTCTGACACGCACAGGCGTTATAGATGCAGAAATTTCAACAATTGAGTGTTCTGTAACACATCACGGTGGCATAACAGTGACAACTACAAAAGACAAAAGTGCCAAAT gtgttcatcaaaaaataaaaattgagcCTGAACTGGCAGAATTCACAGAAGGTGTCCCAAAGAACTTCAGTTGCTCCGTCTATCACTCCTGCCAGAAAGAGACTCCAACCATCACATGGAACTATCAGAACATGAGGGTTTCAACGGGGAGCAAAACACTTTCTACTTTAGATCGGGTCACCTATTCCAGCATAACCTTTCTGGGTTCAAAAGACGACCATGGGAAGAAACTGATTTGCACTGTAAAATTTTCTGGAAAAGACATTACGGCTTCTGTTGTTTTACATGTGCAATGTGAGTGA